From Camelina sativa cultivar DH55 chromosome 20, Cs, whole genome shotgun sequence, the proteins below share one genomic window:
- the LOC104769404 gene encoding mitochondrial import inner membrane translocase subunit TIM17-3-like, which yields MDIHKESRDHDHHGLYRVVNDVGSAFGMGAVGGSVYHFVKGAYNSPMGARLVGGAQAVNMNAPRLAGSFAAFGGLFSAFDCTLVYIRKKEDPWNSILAGAATGGFLSMRQGLVAASTSAVMGGVLLALIKGPGFLNK from the coding sequence ATGGACATCCATAAGGAATCTCGGGATCATGATCATCATGGCCTTTACCGTGTAGTCAATGATGTCGGTTCTGCATTTGGAATGGGAGCTGTTGGAGGTTCTGTATATCATTTCGTAAAAGGGGCATACAATTCCCCAATGGGTGCTCGTTTGGTCGGAGGAGCACAAGCAGTCAACATGAATGCTCCTCGTCTCGCAGGCAGTTTTGCTGCATTTGGTGGCTTGTTCTCTGCATTTGATTGCACACTGGTGTACATCAGGAAGAAGGAAGATCCCTGGAACTCCATCCTAGCAGGTGCAGCTACAGGAGGGTTTCTTTCTATGCGGCAAGGGCTTGTTGCAGCTTCTACATCAGCGGTTATGGGAGGGGTTTTGCTTGCTTTGATCAAAGGACCTGGGTTTCTGAACAAGTAA